A genomic segment from Colletotrichum higginsianum IMI 349063 chromosome 5, whole genome shotgun sequence encodes:
- a CDS encoding Integral membrane protein, with the protein MVNIVELLGKADNLSDPEPALNSRSAVLGMVISFLLTSLLLSAATCSADPIPPATNYGLGKHFISLGIMGIQDFIRAFYICNGAYPMATALIKLALLFQYLRMFEPATKSRYVTLFFIVFTAAWGVAYSFLAWVPCIPVSAFWDFFSVTEARWAFGSRDPEVFARSFESHVGINVALDLIVFAIPIPLFLRAGLLTKTRWSLFGLFIMGVLVNILGIFRLIGIFHSRAGTYPTLDPSWYGCVPIVLAAVEVNLATICASLPVFWPTLQKNLGQIFITKEVEITSEIRRFSTLEDGDPAAAELGDFSPRRPSKALGSNPNARWYTDTLSLARSTKTEVESRGLATKASEKSLFSEGLKRIQEDRESKDHLVSSPSRSRLRTE; encoded by the exons ATGGTCAACATCGTCGAACTGCTCGGCAAGGCCGACAACCTCAGCGACCCCGAGCCGGCTCTGAACAGTCGATCGGCGGTCCTGGGCATGGTCATATCCTTTCTG CTCACGAGCTTGCTTTTGTCTGCCGCGACCTGCTCAG CTGACCCCATCCCCCCAGCCACGAACTACGGACTGGGAAAACACTTCATCTCGCTCGGCATCATGGGCATCCAGGACTTCATCCGGGCCTTTTACATCTGCAACGGCGCGTACCCGATGGCCACCGCCCTCATCAAGCTGGCCCTGCTGTTCCAGTACCTGCGCATGTTCGAGCCCGCCACCAAGTCGCGCTACgtcaccctcttcttcatcgtcttcaCCGCCGCCTGGGGCGTCGCCTACTCCTTTCTCGCCTGGGTGCCCTGCATCCCCGTCTCGGCCTTCTGGgacttcttctccgtcaCCGAAGCCCGCTGGGCCTTTGGCTCCCGCGACCCGGAAGTCTTTGCCCGCAGCTTCGAGAGCCACGTCGGCATCAACGTGGCGCTGGACCTGATCGTTTTCGCCATCCCGATACCCCTGTTCCTGCGGGCCGGGCTTCTGACCAAGACTAGATGGAGCTTGTTCGGCCTGTTTATCATGGGCGTGCT TGTCAACATTCTTGGAATCTTCCGTCTCATCGGCATCTTCCACTCACGGGCCGGCACGTACCCGACCCTCGACCCCAGCTGGTACGGCTGCGTGCCCAtcgtgctcgccgccgtcgaggtcaacCTCGCCACCATCTGCGCCTCGCTGCCCGTCTTCTGGCCGACGCTGCAGAAGAACCTCGGCCAGATCTTCATCACCAAGGAGGTCGAGATCACCTCCGAGATCCGCCGGTTCAGCACCCTCGAGGACGGGgaccccgccgccgccgagctcggcgactTCTCGCCGCGCAGGCCGTCCAAGGCCCTCGGCTCCAACCCCAACGCGAGGTGGTACACCGACACCCTCAGCCTGGCGAGGTCGACCAAGACCGAGGTGGAGTCGAGGGGGCTTGCGACCAAGGCGAGCGAGAAATCTCTCTTCTCCGAAGGGCTGAAGAGGATACAGGAAGACCGAGAGTCCAAGGACCATCTGGTGTCTTCACCATCCCGTAGTCGTTTACGGACAGAGTGA